From the genome of uncultured Methanobacterium sp.:
CCCTTAACTGGGTAGCTCGAAGTGGAGCTGGGGCAGTGGTAACTAAATCCTTTGCATTGGAGCCCAATAAGGGCTACCCCAACCCCACCACTGTGGAAGTGGAGGGGGGTATAATCAATGCTATAGGATTATCCAACCCCGGTGTGGAAGCATTCAAGGGTGAACTGGAAAAACTGGAGGGTAACATCCCACAGATAGCCTCAATCTACGGTTCCACACCAGAAGAGTTTGCATCTCTGGCCAGTCAGGTGGAACACCTGGTGGATGCCCTGGAACTCAACGTATCCTGCCCCCATGCTATGGAAGGATGCGGAGCAGCAATAGGTCAGGATCCAGAGTTAACCAGTCAAATTGTGGGGGCGGTTAAAAAATCAGTTAAGGTACCGGTGATTGTGAAGCTAACACCCAATGTAACTGATATCGTAGAGATAGCCAAGGCAGCAGAACGAGCTGGTGCTGATGCAATTACTCTCATCAACTCCCTGGGTCCGGGAATGAGGATCGATCCCGAAACTGCTCACCCTGTACTTTCCAACCGTTTCGGAGGAATGTCAGGTCCAGTCATAAAACCCATAGCCCTGCGCTGTGTATATCAGGTCCATCAGAACGTTAAGATACCTATAATGGGGGTGGGTGGTATAACTGACTACCGAGACGTGGTGGAATTCTTATACGCCGGAGCCAGATGCGTTCAGATAGGAACTGCAGTCATGTACCGTGGACTGGAAGTTTTCCAGGAGATAAACACTGGTCTGGAGAAATTCATGAAGGATAAGAATTATCAAACTGTGGAGGAAATGGTGGGAATGGCCCACCACTTGTAAAAAGAAGGTGTAACACATGTCAAAAACCAATATCATGCATTTTCCACAGGTACTGAAAATCAAGAGGGTAGTTGAGGAAACACCCACTGTGAAGACCTTCTATTTTCCATGGGAGGTTAAAGATGAACTCAACGGCCAGCTTCCAACTCCTGGACAGTTTGTGATGGTCTGGAATTTCCAGGATGAAAAGCCAATGTCCATATCCAGAATCGATCCAGTTAATGAAGAAATCGCGCTTTCCGTGAAAATGGTGGGCCCATTCACCCAGTCGCTCCATAAACTCCAGGAAAACGATCAATTAGGATTAAGAGGTCCCTATGGCAGGGGATTTGAGATTGCAGGTTCTCGTGTCCTGGCAGTTGGTGGGGGTATTGGAATGGCACCGGTGGCTGCATTTGCTGAAGAAGCATCCAGTAGGGGTGTGCAGGTGGATGTCATCACTGCTGCCACCACCCAGAGCGAAATACTCTTTACAGAACGCCTGGAAAAGGCAGGTGCCAGTGTGTTTCCCACCACTGATGATGGGAGTCATGGTTTCTGTGGATTTGCCACGGAACTAGCAGAAAAACTCCTGGATGAAGGCAACTATGACTTGGTGGTAGCCTGTGGTCCGGAGATAATGATGAAAAAGCTCTTCCTCATCACCGAGAAATTCCAGATCCCGGCACAGTTTTCCATGGAGCGCTACATGAAGTGTGCCATGGGGATATGTGGCCAGTGCTGTGTGGATGATGTGGGCTGGAGGATCTGTGTAGAAGGACCGGTGTTCTGGGGAGACCAGCTCCGTATGATATCTGAATTCGGAAAATACCATAGGGATGCTTCTGGTATAAAAAATAAATTTTAAAAATTAGGTTTTTAGCAATTAAAGGTTTGGTGAACATTAAAATTAAAGTTTAAATGTAAATTGATATCGTAATTAAAG
Proteins encoded in this window:
- a CDS encoding dihydroorotate dehydrogenase; the protein is MLEIEICQMEMRNPTVLAAGVLGSTSSSLNWVARSGAGAVVTKSFALEPNKGYPNPTTVEVEGGIINAIGLSNPGVEAFKGELEKLEGNIPQIASIYGSTPEEFASLASQVEHLVDALELNVSCPHAMEGCGAAIGQDPELTSQIVGAVKKSVKVPVIVKLTPNVTDIVEIAKAAERAGADAITLINSLGPGMRIDPETAHPVLSNRFGGMSGPVIKPIALRCVYQVHQNVKIPIMGVGGITDYRDVVEFLYAGARCVQIGTAVMYRGLEVFQEINTGLEKFMKDKNYQTVEEMVGMAHHL
- a CDS encoding dihydroorotate dehydrogenase electron transfer subunit codes for the protein MSKTNIMHFPQVLKIKRVVEETPTVKTFYFPWEVKDELNGQLPTPGQFVMVWNFQDEKPMSISRIDPVNEEIALSVKMVGPFTQSLHKLQENDQLGLRGPYGRGFEIAGSRVLAVGGGIGMAPVAAFAEEASSRGVQVDVITAATTQSEILFTERLEKAGASVFPTTDDGSHGFCGFATELAEKLLDEGNYDLVVACGPEIMMKKLFLITEKFQIPAQFSMERYMKCAMGICGQCCVDDVGWRICVEGPVFWGDQLRMISEFGKYHRDASGIKNKF